The Amphiura filiformis chromosome 6, Afil_fr2py, whole genome shotgun sequence genome segment TATGAACTACTCAACTTACATGTCCTTTATCTTGCAAAAAGTAAATCGGAACTGAACAACGATTTtgcttttgatattattattaggcACTAGTTAAGTGTATTTGAGCCTTAATGATATGTAACAATACACACCTCTGGGAGTTGGTCCACGGGGTGGGCCGCCTCTTCTGTAGAACTCTTGCTGTTGAGGGCGCCCTGAAAATGAGCCAAAATTGGGGTTGTTGTTGTAGCCACCCATGTCTGGTCTCCCTTGGTTGTAATTATCTCGGGGTATGTATCCGGAATTGTAATTATTGGGACCACCTGTAAGGAAACAATAGTCAATATTCGCTTTATAAAATCAAACAGTACAAGGTTTATTCTTCTTTTGGTTCTTAATACTATTCCCTACTCTGCAGACCTTATCATTTTCATCTCCACTCTAGTTCCCATCCTAAAGGTCCGTTAATACTACGCCACAATTGCTGTGCGATGCGttgcgttgccgatatatcgattactttttgccgcaactcattGCATTTCCAAGTTTAAAATTTACTTAACTTTATTGcaataccgcaatgcagtattctGCAGTACGATGCAGCGCAGCAACccattgcggcgtagtatgaacggaactttattcatgtatttttaGTCCTTATTTCCAAATGCCGGTTAGTTCCAATTAAAAAGGATTAGACTAAGTGTCATTTGGCCAAGAGATATTCTAATTAACTCTACATCTTACTTCTTGGGCTCTGCTGGTTGTTGCCGTATCTTGGGCCAGTGGCTCTTACAAATGGCATGCCAGATCTGTTATTGCGATATGTTGTAGGGCTGTTCATTCCTCCTCTTCCACCACTGCCACCAGAACCACCTCTGTTACGGTTTCCATTACGGTATGTGTTAGGGGGCGGCTGATAATTGGAATTGTAAGTTGTGTAGCTGGAGCGATTACCTGTTAtggatacacacacacacataattaaAAGATCAATTTTAATATACTGAGCTTCAGTCTAGAAGTATAAACTAAATCTGTCACATCGGGGTTAAAAACGTGATGCATAAAGAgtgtggtgcgctcggcaagtacaaagaAGGCATTTACACACCCactgcactgaaataattattctcatacctccagtttccgagttctatttactttgtacttctgaatTGACGGACTATAGTCAAACTATGATAAATTCAATGCAACTGGATGTCAGTAATAAACTTTGCAGAATCGCTTATTTCTGGATATTTTTACACTGGCAAAATAGGGAAGGGGTCACATTGAACAATCGCattctattctttttttttttgtctaacCCTTAGGAAACACACATAATCCACTTGTGCATCTAAATGTTACATTTATTATGTTGCTGCTTTATATCGTGGTAATTATGGACAATCTGAAGTACACATTATCTTGATATTTTTCCATTTTCTCCTGCAATGATCTCACTTTTCCCAGCCATCCATTAATAGCCATAGGATATACCAACCTTTGTAATCATTAGAATCAACATTAGACAATCCCGGTGGTGTGTCTCTTGTATCTTCTGCAGACATGTGTGATTGTGAATGATCCATATCTCCTTGTTGCTGTGAATCCATAGCCTGATATGAACTCATATCCTgtggttgctgctgctgctgctgttgttgttgtgacTGATTTATCTGTGATGACTGCATACTCTGCATTTGTGGCGATGATCTCTGTGATCCTGTCATCTGGAATGGCGGAGCACTAGCATTCATGGTGGACTTGGGTGCGGTGATATTGCTACTTGTTTGTGTCTGCACTGGCGGTGTGACTGATCCATGTGTTGAACGCATCTCTCTGGGAAGGGACATGCCTGGAGGTTCTGAGATGCCTGTCATTTGTGTTGACAGTGAATCACTTGACATCTGATTTGATCCTGCATGACAAAAGTTGGTATGAAAAGTGATGAATACACacaagaaacacacaaaaaaagattaCTCTGATAAatcttaaaacacattttaaaacaagTACGTAAGATACACATTTCACTGGTCTCAGACTTAAATCTCTTAAGCTGAACGGCATGTTCTTTTGATTATTTTGCttctttattaaaaaaataattttagggtgTTTGAATATTAATTTCAGGGTGTTTGGAATTAACAAACCACTAATGACTAACAAAAATGAGGAGTCATTGGACGCATTATGAGAAACACACATTCAGTGTAATCCTTATTTCTGCTACAATTGGTTTTCCCTGGTGGAAGTAATACTATCCATCACAATTTTGCTTCACACTTAtcacaaaatgatatttttgcttgacaaaaccaagtgaattttgacTCACTACAATATTGCATTCTTCACATCGgaggtcatctgatccactttcgaAGGAAACTGGTTTCACCAGAACATCGGAAACCACTTTCCTGGGAAAATGGGttagatgaccatatcagtcatacccgATGTAGTCCTCCAACATGAGAGACGAAATactgtagtgagtaaaaattcatttGGTTTTatccagcaaaaatacaaatttgtttatCACACAATTTGTTATTGTAACCACAGCATAACCTTGAACCTCTACGCACTGACATTTCATTATTGAAAGTGTGGATTTTGTGGTGAGATATGATAGTAATGTCCTACCATGGGGACCTATTATATCCCATATATATTATTACAGCGTCTAGTGGCCTCTGCCGCTCTCTTACGGCCGTGGATGGCCATAGTTGCTGTGGGTCCGCAGTCACAGACGGGCTTACGTTTGTTTGTGAAATAAAATACCCttctcacacacacacccatctGAAAGATGTATACATACCTAATGACTGAGAGTATGTACTACTGCTGTCTTGTGGCTGCTGCAAGTTCTGTTGTTGCAAACTGCCTGCAGGGTTTAACTGTGCTGTGCTTGTGCTAGGATTGCTGCTGTGTGACAAGCTTGACTGTTGAGGCTGCTGACTTCCCATCATAGGGTTGTGTAGACTGCTCGTACCACTTACTAGCGATATCGGATCctaaaacaaatcaaatcaattcaTTTTAATAGTAATGTCAAAATTCTTTTCATAACTAAAGCAAGACCGCTCCATTAAGTTTCATCAACGAAGGTTTTCCTTTTCCCTTTGCATTATAACCACTGTAGAGGGTGATGATATCAACATTTCTGGCTAGCAAATCACatgtgtggtgtgatcaagcaaaatcagtcggaagttgggcatattacattttcagttttctatatgATTGCACCAATCATTTGAAGCTactttttgcagaaaaccccattgaaattgaacatttagatCCAAAGATGAGAACAGTTGAagtatttccaaaacaataggcagCAAAAGAaactatttcctttgtttggctatatctgaaaatcaatatttccgacttccgactgtgatcaagcaaaatgagttgatgtcgtgaatattgattttgagatatagctactaGTATTCAAATTCCTTTatattttgatcgacatcagacatATTTAGCTTGTTGGCATCACATTATGGCACTTGGCatacataaatatgcaaatatcaCCACAATACTATTCtaaataattttatcatcaaacccTTTCCATCTGTCATTTCGAAAGTACGAGAAACAAATTTAAAGCATACAACGCACCTCCGACTTCATTTGTGTTTCTATTTGTGAGCTGGAATAGTCCGATAGATCCCCTAATCCTTGCGCTTGCGCCGACACTCCTAATGAGCCTTGACCCAAACCACTCTGACTGCTGCCACCTAGTGTTGATTGGCTACTCAACACTTGCTGTGAGTTTAATGTTTGTTGTGTACTCAATGTTTGCTGGGAACTAAGTGTTTGTTGTACACCGAGACTTGACTGAAGACCTTGCGGCGGTCTGTCGTAGGCTGACTGTGATGATCCATAGGACATATCTGTTGAGCTGTAAGTCTGATCTGATAGACTCCCTACTGTGGTAAGATTGGCTTGTGTGTTTAATGTTACTTGTGATGTGCTTATTGGTTCTGGAATGCTGTGGTCAATGCCTGTTGTTTGACCCAGTTGGAGAGTTGCTTGTGATGAAACACcttctggaaagaaaaaaaaaccattattGATATATAACATAGATACAAATTGTTTTAATGATTTATAATATTtggccgaagccaggcaaagccaAATAATGCTCAAAAGCTAATACAGtaaagggatgccaaccgaaTATGACAAAACAAGGGTATGGGAAGAGTTCCGATTTTAGATGCatgaggaaaaccggagcacccagaGAAAAACCTGCGACAACAAGCACGGATCGACAACCAAACTCACATATGGCAACACAAGGAATCTAACCCGGGCAGCAGAAGTGaaaagcgagtgagaagaccactacattAACCCGTCCTCCCCACTTGCTCCCCAGTTCAATTAAAAAACAGATCTGTAGTATATATTAACTCAATTTCCACACTGATGAGGTAGAGCTAAATAAAAGTCTTTACGTTGCTGCATCttcaggaaaatattttttttaaatgaagaaacttTTTAGTCAGGAAAGCATGTTGGGCTGAGAAGTAGTTATCCAGTGTTCAAAATCATCCAATATTTACTCATGCCTTTAGGCCTACACAATACCCCAGGGAGGAGCAAGGATTCCTGAACATTCCTATGATACAGGGCTCTAAATAGATGATATGGTGATTTACCCGACAATGGCAAACAGCCCTCAAAAATTTGATTACAGGGGCAATATTTAATACAAAGTAGCACCTAAAAGCAAACTGTTTTGAGGCTTGTGGCTCAAAATAAATGGGAATATTGGTATTTAGCCCCCAAAGTCCTGAAACTAGCCCCAGAAAGTAAAATTACGGGGATGATATTTTAGTCTTACCTGTTGCTAATGATGGCGGTGTTGATGTGTAACTTTGTGTTGGGATAAATGCTTGGGAAACTGCTAACACTGCTGGATCCATATGTGGAGCTGTTGTGTGGGAGTGAAATGAGTGTATAAAAGCGTTATTTAGATATTCAAACATGGAAAAAAATATTATGTGTTTAACTAGAACTACCAAACTTGCTTATCTGGACATGATTGGACTTTCCTCAACACAATTTTACATTAGATCTCCAAATTGCTAAACTAAGGACTACAGTAGAGTACCAAACTGAAGGATGCCTTGGAATTAAACTGAAAGGTATCCATATCATTATCAttgccagtgctgtacggtgcgaccaatttaggcgcattggcgactagattttttctgatgcgactaaaccttcaatccttggcgccaatggcgaccaactgttgaagcttttattcgccagcaaatgcaaaatgtGTAAATAATGTAGTGTTCAATAGTACAAATGTACGGCTATGAATATCATGACATCTCAATGGGGACTTTCTGTAcactacactgtacatgctgtgtatgAAGTATGTtgattgagtacagcagctatgattcATTCAACGCAACATGTGGCTGTGACAGGGAAACCCCCTTAAAATTGAACGTAGATATAAACATTGTGGCAGAATGACTTCGAGAAAAGTTGGAATACGGTGCGTTGACGCCTCAGtttttttacttgggagcaaaatttgggcgcctaaatttataaagttaggagccattggctcctcaatcagtttttgcaccgtacagcactgatcATTGCCAAACTATGTTACTGACAACACAAAGCAATGTCAAAGCATAAAAGCCATATCATACTAAGCAATTGCTACAAGTGTAGCacttttgtttttgtgacataaCTTACGTCACTTATCGGAAAAGCGATTGCTGGTATCTGATAAGTCTCTAGCATGTCTGATAAGTCTCTAGCAACAAATCGCAATCAAATCATTTGAAGGCAACTTTGTCGCTAGCAACGATTGACGCTGGTGGCGATTGTGAAAATGCTACCAGTGTTTGATTCATGCTGCGCCTGCTAATATGATATGGATGACACATTTGCGATACACATGTTTTCCATGAGCAATAGAAGGCCAGATATGCAAGCTTGGATTGTACACAAATCATTCAGCTCACTTACATTCATAGTCAACCATGGCATCTTGCACCATTGAATCCTGCACAAAATTAAAGCTGCCCTGTACCGATGCTAGCACTTCTGAGACATCTAGTGCTTGGCCTTTTGGTGGTGGCATCTCTATCGGTTCTGGTACAATGTGTTCTGAGGCATATCCTCCATGAGGCTCTTCCATTTGGGGCTGTGGTGGTTCTGATGCTGCTACTACTGGTAATGATGCTTCCTGCAATGAAAAAATGTAAACATGTcacacagggtcttagctaggaattgaggtttgcccgtcatttgaataaaattgcctgtcctaatttgacctttaaaacatttaccagacttctgcAGATATGTATTGTTATAGCCTTGTTTCgcaaatctggtctactaaaaaggtcaatagcctTTCTCGACACCTACAATTACtatgtagcatctgtcaaaggcattaattttggcAGTCCCAGGAGCTAATTCCCCGTCTGAGATGACAGGCAAGGGGGTGGCAAGCTAAGACACTGTTGCCACATTTCTAAGAATGTATTTCTTGGCCCAATATGTTGGAAACATACTGGTTCCACAGTCAGCACaaaaaatttaataatattttttatttagcaggccttgccgtctagatttcaaaggcgagtggtcaattgCTCGCTACCTTGATGCTAGGCGAGTAATTgaatcactcgctagtggtcaaatcactcgctagtggtcgaatcactctagGTCTGAAAGAGCAATTAGTATGACACACTTACGCACTGCTGACATCCTGTCTTTCCGAAATCAAGACTAATTTATTACGATAAATTGAATACATTGGAAGTGTAAAACTTGAATGTAATTTAGATTCAATTTGGGTGATTggcagcgagcgatatttattgtctatggtgagtggaaaatcgctcgctagaaattgagtttgggcgagcgggggcgagcggtggcgagcgagagcgatcgctcgcctcaaacggcaaggcctgactTAGGGGTAAGGTTAAGCTTGTTACTATTATGAGTAAAGCTATAGTATTATTTCTGATATAGTATGTGAAAGAATAGCTCAATTTAAGAATGGGGTTTGAGTGGTCTGACTTTCAAGAAATGGGCTTGAATTCCATACAGAAGGTGGTAACACTTGCTCTACAATGAAGACACTTGACTAGTCTTACCTCTGAAGCATCTGACGGGTCAGCTACCTCTTCAGCACTAAACATGCCATAATTTGTGGACGAGGCAGTGATGTCAACAGTTGGCTTCGGTGCAATAGGAGCTGGCTCTTCAATCTCCTCCTCCTCTTGAACAAAAGCATCCTCTCCTATTTAAGGAACAATACAAAGGTTATGTCTACAAAATTGTTTCATTGGCCTTGCATGATGTTAAAGAGCTTGAAATTGTCCCAAGTGAAGTGAATACAGGTAACTATACAAAATACACTAAGCCCCAAAAGTATCTGGACACCTTGCATGAGAGCTAGTAATAATAAACTATTCTGAGTTTAGAAAAGCTATTCACAATATTGTTACATCATCATAACATTATGAATAAATGtgatacatgcgatccaatcattttcatttatttgtcAAAACGCAAACGCGGTTACTAATATTCAACAGTGGACCTTGGCGCTGTCAGCATAAATATTAGTAGTAGCCTACGCTGACGCTGTGTTGTGCGTTGAACAAACTGCATGTGCATTGGCCACCTTATTTGGATTTTGCGCTCATATTTGCACAGCTTGTGAATGTGATTcacacttctgttattggtcatcctgttttagcctgtACGATTTTTGgaaaagcaaaatgtaaaaattgtttatttttacaaacttttgaggaaaattttgtgttattttgtaaagtgaagcaatgaaagtgacggttatgaataaggttaataactttgcatcgtaatgtcgggcattgtgaaaaatctaaccattttgctttggacctggGAATGTCCCTCAGGGTCGGGGCCTCGGTTCTAAAGGCAAAATGTtacacaatgccctccaaataacagaTGTGCAGATATTAACCTCAaattctaaatatatatttttctaagaataaaatgaaaatgaaagttgTGCTATTTTTAAGTCAGAGGGTCTTAAATCACTGTATCCAGTGTCCACACATAATTCAATGGGAAGTGTTGATTACCATCACCATGATCAGTATTGCGTTAAGCATAATTGGTAATGTTTTTCACCAAATTCTCTTTAAAAAGATGTTCTTCAAAAACTATGCAACACCATTTTGTGGTATGCGAGGAAAACTGTTGTGTCAAGAGCTGTTTGGCCAGTTCTATGACGTCAACTCCATCCTTCACAATTACACCTACTCACTATGAATTATGAAATTAAAgtacaattgaaatttatttttgaatcatttttttttcacaaaatactCTTGAAAAATATTGACCATTTCTATGACGTCAACTCCAGCCTTCACAATATATATCTATTCAACACACTTCCAGCGTTGTGGAACTTCTTCTGTAGACTTAAGGTAGGTTTGGACAGGATGCAGGCTTCTGTCAATAATATAGAGTGTTTACCTGTACTGGTTTGCTCTTCAGCTGGTGCTACTGTCACAGCAGGAACTTCCTCTGCTTCAGGGAATTCTGGGATATTATCTAGGTAGCCACAGTCGTGAATTTGGTCCACTAGATTTTTGAATTCTTTGTCTAAAACGTGTACGCTAAGGAAAAGGTACGATCAATTCAAATGTAATACATGAAAATATGAGCTATTCTCATTCTGGCAAAATCAAGACCAAGTAAAACAGCATTTTGACATTCTATATTATGTTACcaatccaatttttgaaattgACACCAAAATTAAATGACACCGAATCATCAGTTTTCAAGAAAAACCTATTTGACACTAAGCATCTTATCcacatttcatgttaaattgCTCAAGATACGACATGTCAAATATGTGTTCAGTTTGTATAATCCCCATTGTGGGTGTGCCATTATCAAAGAGTGTGATAACAATATTAAGGTATCAAAGCCATGAATAAAACACTGCACATTAATATTTATTAAGGGGATATAAATGACcttttgaatgaaaaatgaaaaaaaaaatgtcagtgtAATTAAAATATTCCTGATTGCTTTTGGCACATGTTACTTTTTAATTATCCGGTATAATTTGTTT includes the following:
- the LOC140155152 gene encoding uncharacterized protein isoform X1, yielding MPSASSKPANQTASMEAQDTAKMLIGMVEKKVRNLEKRKAKLENYRQMVTDGKTLNKDQESAVSHFDEVLGMLDFARDLQKTFITVVSESSKQHKKQAKKEESMKQEAETKKIRDVLLLQNVLYHLGNENVRGDFQTGANGAVQVSEDQLNLFDEFYKLINPAREGEGEEEEKDPDGEEAPEKSFEQKLDDASEHLTSYVKAEDKEACGGTSYKEFKNLVDQIHDCGYLDNIPEFPEAEEVPAVTVAPAEEQTSTGEDAFVQEEEEIEEPAPIAPKPTVDITASSTNYGMFSAEEVADPSDASEEASLPVVAASEPPQPQMEEPHGGYASEHIVPEPIEMPPPKGQALDVSEVLASVQGSFNFVQDSMVQDAMVDYESPHMDPAVLAVSQAFIPTQSYTSTPPSLATEGVSSQATLQLGQTTGIDHSIPEPISTSQVTLNTQANLTTVGSLSDQTYSSTDMSYGSSQSAYDRPPQGLQSSLGVQQTLSSQQTLSTQQTLNSQQVLSSQSTLGGSSQSGLGQGSLGVSAQAQGLGDLSDYSSSQIETQMKSEDPISLVSGTSSLHNPMMGSQQPQQSSLSHSSNPSTSTAQLNPAGSLQQQNLQQPQDSSSTYSQSLGSNQMSSDSLSTQMTGISEPPGMSLPREMRSTHGSVTPPVQTQTSSNITAPKSTMNASAPPFQMTGSQRSSPQMQSMQSSQINQSQQQQQQQQQPQDMSSYQAMDSQQQGDMDHSQSHMSAEDTRDTPPGLSNVDSNDYKGNRSSYTTYNSNYQPPPNTYRNGNRNRGGSGGSGGRGGMNSPTTYRNNRSGMPFVRATGPRYGNNQQSPRSGPNNYNSGYIPRDNYNQGRPDMGGYNNNPNFGSFSGRPQQQEFYRRGGPPRGPTPRGGRGGMGGAPRGQYSNRGGGPRGGFGKPSNQQSQVTA
- the LOC140155152 gene encoding uncharacterized protein isoform X2, which produces MPSASSKPANQTASMEAQDTAKMLIGMVEKKVRNLEKRKAKLENYRQMVTDGKTLNKDQESAVSHFDEVLGMLDFARDLQKTFITVVSESSKQHKKQAKKEESMKQEAETKKIRDVLLLQNVLYHLGNENVRGDFQTGANGAVQVSEDQLNLFDEFYKLINPAREGEGEEEEKDPDGEEAPEKSFEQKLDDASEHLTSYVKAEDKEACGGTSYKEFKNLVDQIHDCGYLDNIPEFPEAEEVPAVTVAPAEEQTSTGEDAFVQEEEEIEEPAPIAPKPTVDITASSTNYGMFSAEEVADPSDASEEASLPVVAASEPPQPQMEEPHGGYASEHIVPEPIEMPPPKGQALDVSEVLASVQGSFNFVQDSMVQDAMVDYESPHMDPAVLAVSQAFIPTQSYTSTPPSLATGVSSQATLQLGQTTGIDHSIPEPISTSQVTLNTQANLTTVGSLSDQTYSSTDMSYGSSQSAYDRPPQGLQSSLGVQQTLSSQQTLSTQQTLNSQQVLSSQSTLGGSSQSGLGQGSLGVSAQAQGLGDLSDYSSSQIETQMKSEDPISLVSGTSSLHNPMMGSQQPQQSSLSHSSNPSTSTAQLNPAGSLQQQNLQQPQDSSSTYSQSLGSNQMSSDSLSTQMTGISEPPGMSLPREMRSTHGSVTPPVQTQTSSNITAPKSTMNASAPPFQMTGSQRSSPQMQSMQSSQINQSQQQQQQQQQPQDMSSYQAMDSQQQGDMDHSQSHMSAEDTRDTPPGLSNVDSNDYKGNRSSYTTYNSNYQPPPNTYRNGNRNRGGSGGSGGRGGMNSPTTYRNNRSGMPFVRATGPRYGNNQQSPRSGPNNYNSGYIPRDNYNQGRPDMGGYNNNPNFGSFSGRPQQQEFYRRGGPPRGPTPRGGRGGMGGAPRGQYSNRGGGPRGGFGKPSNQQSQVTA